In a single window of the Drosophila albomicans strain 15112-1751.03 chromosome 3, ASM965048v2, whole genome shotgun sequence genome:
- the LOC117571889 gene encoding transmembrane protein 223 — MSNLLNFALRQGANFLKRHTLQNLRCTVPAITHKLPVITAPLRAQSTRAAFDMSTNVTKDVMLFKYENPRFYNMLNFFGVCQFVFWTYLSHFAFTTLKDAPVVEKPGEELKWYQRINLGENKYKNGITICSFLIGYGILFAVWMFTLRSVRFLILRKGGQSVSFVTYGPFNRNRIMTVPLKCISAEESRELARVQLPIKVKNKSLYYVLDMRGEFRNPQLFDYTAGLKRRI, encoded by the exons ATGAgcaatttacttaattttgcACTGCGACAAGGTGCCAATTTCCTTAAGCGCCACACCTTGCAAAACCTCAGGTGTACCGTGCCAGCGATAACACACAAATTGCCGGTTATTACGGCGCCCCTTCGAGCTCAATCAACTCGAGCTGCTTTTGATATGAGCACGAATGTGACGAAGGATGTGATGCTGTTCAAGTACGAAAATCCTCGTTTCTACAATATGCTAAACTTCTTCGGTGTTTGTCAGTTTGTGTTCTGGACATATTTATCGCATTTCGCCTTCACCACGCTAAAGGATGCCCCAGTTGTGGAGAAGCCAGGCGAGGAGTTGAAATGGTATCAGCGTATCAATCTGGGCGAGAACAAGTATAAGAATGGCATAACCATTTGCAGTTTTCTAATAG GCTATGGCAtcttgtttgctgtttggATGTTTACGCTGCGTTCTGTGAGATTTCTAATTCTACGAAAAGGCGGACAAAGTGTCTCTTTTGTCACCTATGGTCCGTTTAATCGCAATCGCATTATGACTGTGCCTCTCAAATGCATCTCGGCAGAGGAGTCCCGTGAGTTGGCACGCGTCCAGTTGCCGATCAAGGTGAAAAATAAGTCGCTTTATTATGTGCTGGACATGCGTGGCGAGTTCCGCAACCCCCAATTGTTTGATTACACTGCAGGCTTGAAGCGACGCAtttga
- the LOC117571891 gene encoding H/ACA ribonucleoprotein complex subunit 3: protein MYLMYTINENGERVYTLKKRTEDGHPTLSAHPARFSPEDKYSRQRITIKKRFGLLLTQKPEPIY, encoded by the exons atgtatcTCATGTACACAATTAACGAAAATGGCGAACGCGTCTATACGCTGAAA AAACGCACTGAAGATGGACATCCCACCTTGTCGGCACACCCAGCGCGTTTCTCGCCCGAGGACAAGTACTCGCGTCAACGCATCACCATCAAGAAGCGCTTTGGACTGCTGCTCACTCAGAAGCCCGAGCCCATCTATTAA
- the LOC117571887 gene encoding crossover junction endonuclease EME1: MANKMDKLQKQAIKEQQKRIRPGECLKYVRLVLDTGLQQHSLGQELIALLNSTDLKYEIRSLPARNCILWERNVGQQTFVAGSAALDDAWQMEPQVLKIFSKREFQEQQLGCLGVQLHEAFTISNSKFTVIVPRLRGNEANALIELQLLQQLQVEQLPPPHAQELLGLLQRYTKAIAETPFKRQRQVILGSFKKYLANDNKQCVRVEQGHGFGRLWQQHLNRLPLVTLEVAESIIAQYPCPKRLLEHFHNDPKDAIQLLADIKIKRSNGPQPLQSERRIGNVLSTKLHTLYNTRDPNTLI; the protein is encoded by the coding sequence atggcaaacaagatggataaattacaaaaacaagcCATCAAGGAGCAGCAGAAACGTATCCGACCCGGCGAGTGCCTGAAATATGTGCGTCTCGTGTTGGACACCGGCCTGCAACAGCATTCCCTGGGCCAGGAATTAATTGCACTGCTGAATAGCAcagatttaaaatatgaaatacgcAGTTTGCCGGCAAGGAATTGTATTCTCTGGGAACGTAATGTGGGCCAGCAGACCTTTGTGGCGGGCTCAGCTGCTTTGGACGATGCCTGGCAAATGGAGCCACAAGTTCTGAAAATCTTTAGTAAGCGGGAATTTCAGGAACAACAACTGGGCTGCCTTGGAGTCCAACTCCATGAAGCCTTCACCATATCCAACAGTAAGTTCACAGTGATTGTGCCGCGACTGCGTGGTAACGAGGCAAATGCATTGATtgagctgcagttgctgcaacagctgcaagtGGAGCAACTGCCTCCGCCCCATGCCCAGGAGCTGTTGGGGCTGCTTCAGCGCTACACTAAAGCGATTGCTGAGACGCCCTTCAAGCGGCAGCGTCAGGTGATACTCGGCAGCTTCAAAAAGTATCTggccaacgacaacaaacaatGTGTGCGCGTGGAGCAAGGACATGGCTTTGGTCGCCTCTGGCAGCAGCATCTAAATAGATTGCCACTCGTCACGCTGGAAGTAGCTGAATCTATCATAGCCCAGTACCCGTGTCCTAAGCGACTGCTGGAGCACTTTCATAACGATCCTAAAGATGCAATCCAGCTGCTGGCGGACATCAAGATCAAGCGAAGCAATGGACCTCAGCCATTGCAGTCGGAGAGGCGGATTGGCAATGTGCTCAGCACCAAGCTGCACACTTTGTACAACACCAGGGATCCGAACACTTTAATATAG